A single genomic interval of Helianthus annuus cultivar XRQ/B chromosome 13, HanXRQr2.0-SUNRISE, whole genome shotgun sequence harbors:
- the LOC110901558 gene encoding uncharacterized protein LOC110901558, with protein sequence MKDCLIKLPTLTAPNKGEPLVLYLSASDRAVGAVLLVDRQGTQTPVYYVSRTLTDPETRYAIMEKLVLALIHASRRLRRYFANHVIHVLTNYNIGNILARPEISGRLAKWAIELGGHNVVFRPRPSIKGQVLADFMTEVPDDKDRECKAMEKAEKKQTEEPWLLYTDGASNEDGAGAGLRLVSPDKHEFTYAIRLYFKSTNNEAEYEAFLAGLRLAVKMGVRHIEAHVDSMLVAGQINGQYEAKGDVMALYLSQAKTLLQTFYSYKVHHINRSENKPADALSKLASTSFQHLAKDVRIEVLSNPSVPLREVSVIQTGTTSWMTPIIMYLQSGILPENKAEARKNQYKAEHYQMADGILYRKSYLGPLLRCVDAEDTNYLIREVHERICGIHVGPRMVVAKVMNAGYY encoded by the coding sequence atgaaagattgTCTCATCAAACTGCCAACATtaaccgcaccaaacaaaggAGAACCTTTGGTACTCTACCTATCAGCTTCCGATAGGGCAGTCGGAGCAGTCTTACTTGTCGATCGTCAAGGTACTCAGACACCAGTCTACTATGTGTCACGAACCTTGACCGACCCAGAAACCCGGTATGCCATCATGGAAAAGCTAGTCCTTGCACTGATTCATGCTTCAAGGCGGCTGCGCAGATACTTTGCCAATCACGTCATCCATGTGCTAACAAACTACAACATCGGCAACATCCTTGCAAGGCCAGAAATATCAGGAAGGCTAGCCAAATGGGCGATAGAACTGGGAGGTCACAATGTGGTTTTCAGACCACGACCATCAATCAAAGGCCAAGTCTTGGCAGATTTTATGACAGAAGTTCCAGATGACAAAGATAGAGAATGTAAAGCAATGGAAAAAGCTGAGAAAAAGCAAACAGAGGAGCCATGGTTGTTATACACCGACGGCGCGTCTAACGAAGACGGAGCAGGCGCAGGGCTAAGGCTGGTAAGCCCCGACAAACATGAATTCACGTACGCCATACGCCTATATtttaaaagcacaaacaacgaagcCGAGTATGAAGCTTTCCTGGCAGGCTTACGATTGGCGGTCAAAATGGGGGTCCGACACATCGAAGCGCATGTGGACTCCATGCTAGTAGCGGGGCAAATCAACGGCCAATACGAAGCCAAGGGGGATGTAATGGCACTCTATCTCAGCCAAGCAAAAACGTTGCTACAAACCTTCTACTCctacaaggtgcaccacataaacagaagcgagaacaagcCAGCAGACGCGCTGAGTAAACTCGCATCAACAAGTTTCCAACACCTAGCAAAGGATGTGCGCATAGAAGTTTTGAGCAACCCATCCGTTCCACTCAGAGAAGTAAGCGTCATCCAAACAGGGACAACTTCTTGGATGACCCCAATAATCATGTACCTTCAGTCTGGGATTCTCCCGGAAAACAAGGCGGAGGCAAGAAAAAATCAGTACAAGGCCGAGCACTACCAGATGGCCGATGGAATTTTATACAGGAAGTCATACCTAGGACCGTTGCTAAGATGCGTAGATGCCGAAGACACAAACTACTTAATCCGGGAAGTTCATGAAAGAATTTGTGGTATCCATGTCGGGCCTCGAATGGTGGTGGCAAAAGTGATGAACGCCGGGTACTACTAG
- the LOC110899099 gene encoding E3 ubiquitin-protein ligase At1g63170: MERAESRSDGELVIDITSSSEASPSSVTTVDRPANRSNSSHNVELPSTSVTSSAASVGVSRNASFASHGQRSPLNSGYWVCTELVITMSQIVAAVVVLCFSRHERPQAPLFTWVIGYACGCVATLPLLLWRFHNRNQVSDQDLAQRARSSTSSNLSATRFLTTVLASTRFKVFIEYYKMGLDCFFAVWFVVGNVWIFGSHSSFSDAPNLYRLCIVFLTLSCLGYAMPFILCATVCCCLPCIISVMGFREEQTHNRGATTESINSLPTYKFKVKKSKHTNDKKTDFNAGEGGVVAAGTEKEHVISGEDAVCCICLAKYVNNDELRELHCSHFFHKSCVDKWLKLNASCPLCKSQVGESVLSFQTEATTGNLSR, translated from the exons ATGGAGCGAGCGGAGAGCCGTAGTGACGGTGAGCTTGTTATCGATATTACAAGCAGCAGTGAAGCTTCACCTTCTAGTGTTACAACTGTTGATAGACCGGCTAATCGGTCAAACTCAAGTCATAATGTGGAACTACCGTCGACTAGTGTTACAAGTTCTGCTGCTAGTGTTGGAGTCTCGAGAAACGCGTCCTTTGCTAGCCATGGTCAAAGGAGTCCGTTGAATTCAGGTTATTGGGTATGCACTGAGCTGGTTATAACCATGAGCCAGATTGTGGCAGCCGTTGTTGTTTTGTGTTTTTCGAGGCATGAGCGTCCGCAAGCTCCATTGTTTACGTGGGTTATCGGTTATGCTTGTGGATGTGTTGCAACGCTACCGTTGCTCCTTTGGCGTTTTCATAATCGTAACCAGGTTTCGGATCAAGATCTAGCTCAGCGTGCTCGGAGTTCTACCTCAAGCAACCTATCAGCAACAAGATTTCTGACAACTGTATTAGCGAGTACAAG ATTCAAGGTATTCATTGAATACTACAAAATGGGTTTGGATTGCTTCTTTGCAGTCTGGTTTGTGGTCGGGAATGTATGGATCTTTGGAAGCCATTCTTCTTTTTCTGATGCTCCTAATTTGTACAG GTTATGTATAGTATTTCTTACCTTAAGCTGTCTCGGATATGCAATGCCATTTATCTTGTGTGCAACGGTCTGTTGCTGTCTCCCATGTATAATTTCCGTCATGGGTTTTAGAGAAGAACAGACACATAATCGAGGAGCCACTACAGAGTCCATTAATTCTCTGCCTACCTACAAATTCAAGGTTAAAAAAAGTAAGCACACAAATGACAAAAAAACCGACTTCAATGCTGGTGAAGGCGGGGTTGTGGCCGCAGGAACAGAAAAAGAGCATGTGATATCAGGAGAGGATGCG GTGTGCTGCATTTGTTTGGCCAAGTATGTGAACAATGATGAACTGAGAGAGTTGCATTGTTCTCATTTCTTTCACAAGAGCTGTGTTGACAAATGGTTGAAGCTTAATGCTTCATGCCCCCTCTGTAAGAGCCAAGTTGGTGAAAGTGTTTTGAGTTTCCAAACTGAAGCAACTACCGGTAATTTGTCTCGATGA